From a region of the Lactuca sativa cultivar Salinas chromosome 4, Lsat_Salinas_v11, whole genome shotgun sequence genome:
- the LOC111892253 gene encoding uncharacterized protein LOC111892253 produces the protein MRAVIQKLERKVIPKISILGGGGGGGGDIYGGGCGNDDSGCGGESGRNRRGGGGRGDFCEGGDETGGGDGDGCRGDRGGKDGRGVVVVAMVTMKRCGGGWGDVEGGGIGGETERDGQGCVRIKDGDGLVVMMVVAMKEVVVVVMKEVIVVEKGVVRYHFV, from the exons ATGCGTGCAGTCATCCAAAAATTAGAAAgaaaagtgattcccaaaatatccatact GGGTGGAGGTGGAGGCGGTGGCGGTGACATATATGGTGGTGGTTGTGGAAACGatgatagtggttgtggtggtgAAAGTGGTCGTAACAGAAGGGGTGGAGGTGGACGTGGTGATTTTTGCGAAGGTGGTGACGAAACAGGTGGTGGAGATGGTGATGGTTGCAGAGGTGATAGGGGTGGAAAAGATGGTAGAGGCGTGGTGGTGGTAGCTATGGTGACGATGAAG AGGTGTGGTGGTGGTTGGGGTGACGTTgaaggtggtggtattggtggtGAAACCGAGAGAGATGGTCAAGGTTGTGTTCGCATAAAGGATGGTGATGGACTAGTGGTAATGATGGTGGTTGCAATGaaagaggtggtggtggtagtgatgAAGGAGGTGATAGTGGTGGAGAAGGGGGTAGTAAGATACCATTTTGTTTAA